The proteins below are encoded in one region of Rhizobium sp. 9140:
- a CDS encoding AAA family ATPase, producing the protein MSAIDYKIESLSGEAAAPAEVVLPQDIEHLRPLPRISIHAFCETEAVQRSLERCGQDRRMAKVGFRINSGNVATAANMFSTMPTPNLIILETSSEPGVLMQELAPLAQVCDPTTKVILIGRYNDIGLYRELIRNGISEYMVAPVAMSDLMGAISSIFVDPEAEPLGRNIAFIGAKGGVGSSTLAHNCAWGISHLFATETVLADLDLPYGTANINFDQDPPQGVAEAVFSPERLDEVFLDRLLTKCSEHLSLLAAPSMLDRAYDFDGNAFQALAEILQRNAPVSILDVPHTWNEWTRNIVGEADELVITAVPDLANLRNAKNLFDSIRKLRPNDKAPHLVLNQVGMPKRPEISVADFCESLEIEAAAIIPFDAALFGTAANSGRMIGETDKKAPTAEIFSQLAHLLTGRVTAKKPKKAGLGMVLGLLGRN; encoded by the coding sequence ATGAGCGCCATTGATTACAAGATCGAGAGCCTGAGCGGCGAGGCGGCCGCACCGGCCGAAGTCGTCCTGCCGCAGGACATCGAGCACCTGCGTCCGCTGCCCCGCATCTCCATCCATGCCTTCTGCGAGACCGAGGCCGTGCAGCGCAGTCTGGAGCGCTGCGGGCAGGACCGGCGCATGGCAAAGGTCGGCTTCCGCATCAACAGCGGCAATGTGGCGACGGCCGCCAACATGTTCTCCACGATGCCGACGCCGAACCTCATCATTCTCGAAACATCCTCCGAGCCCGGCGTCCTCATGCAGGAACTCGCCCCGCTCGCGCAGGTCTGCGATCCCACCACCAAGGTCATCCTCATCGGCCGCTACAACGATATCGGTCTCTATCGCGAGCTGATCCGCAACGGCATCTCCGAATATATGGTGGCGCCCGTCGCCATGTCCGACCTGATGGGCGCGATTTCCTCGATCTTCGTCGATCCCGAGGCCGAACCGCTCGGTCGCAATATCGCCTTCATCGGCGCCAAGGGCGGTGTCGGCTCGTCCACGCTGGCGCACAATTGCGCCTGGGGGATTTCGCATCTCTTTGCGACCGAGACGGTGCTTGCCGATCTCGATCTGCCCTATGGCACGGCCAATATCAATTTCGACCAGGATCCGCCGCAGGGCGTGGCCGAAGCCGTCTTTTCGCCGGAACGTCTCGACGAGGTCTTCCTCGACCGGCTTCTGACGAAATGCTCCGAGCATCTCTCGCTGCTGGCCGCCCCCTCCATGCTCGACCGCGCCTATGATTTCGACGGAAACGCCTTTCAGGCACTCGCTGAAATCCTGCAGCGCAATGCCCCGGTCTCCATCCTCGACGTGCCGCATACGTGGAACGAGTGGACGCGCAACATCGTCGGCGAGGCGGACGAGCTCGTCATCACCGCCGTTCCCGACCTTGCCAATCTTCGCAACGCCAAGAACCTGTTCGACAGCATCCGCAAGCTGCGCCCGAACGACAAGGCGCCGCATCTCGTTCTCAACCAGGTCGGCATGCCGAAGCGCCCCGAGATTTCCGTCGCCGACTTCTGCGAGTCGCTGGAAATCGAGGCGGCGGCGATCATTCCCTTCGATGCCGCGCTCTTCGGCACGGCGGCAAACAGCGGGCGCATGATCGGCGAGACCGACAAGAAGGCCCCGACAGCCGAAATCTTTTCCCAGCTGGCGCATCTGCTGACGGGCCGGGTCACGGCCAAAAAGCCCAAGAAAGCGGGTCTCGGCATGGTGCTCGGCCTTCTCGGCCGCAACTGA